Proteins encoded together in one Temnothorax longispinosus isolate EJ_2023e chromosome 5, Tlon_JGU_v1, whole genome shotgun sequence window:
- the LOC139813951 gene encoding acyl-coenzyme A oxidase 1, whose amino-acid sequence MVTINADLRRERERCSFDPMELTGFWDGGAEKTSHRRELENFFLSDPLLHDKIPAKYKSHKEIYEDAIMKGCRVLQKVQQLHDSGKGGMDVFSQILGGMLGSAILKDGNPLTLHYVMFIPAIMGQGTVEQQGYWISRAWSCNLIGTYAQTELGHGTFIRGLETTATYDPETGEFVLNSPTLTSYKWWPGGLGQTANYAIVVAQLYTKGECRGIHAFIVQLRDENTHEPLPGIKIGEIGTKLGMNATNNGFLGFENVRIPREHMLMKNSQVLEDGTYVKAPSDKLTYGTMMFVRVVLVRDISNYLSKAVTIAIRYSAVRRQSQIKPDEPESQIMNYVTQQYKLFPNLAACFAFRMCAEWIWEMYNNVTAELDQGELERLPELHALACCLKAVASSDGATGIEQLRLACGGHGYMDASNLPAIYGLVTATCTYEGENTVLLLQTARYLVKAWRQAVGGEPLPPTVEYLVVLSRGVKQRPWKNTLTCIVQAHQAVAAGKIRLATENMDRRIRSGASPEEAWNQTSIELAHCAESHCRAFLVMRFAENVRGLTSASKQLREVLMQLCELYSIYWVLQRLGDFLRFSCLNNEDVPALQTRFEEMLAAIRPNAVGIVDGFDIRDEILSSALGAYDGNVYQRLFDEAMKSPLNQESVNQSFHKYLKPFLKSNL is encoded by the exons aAAACTTCTTTCTAAGCGATCCGCTTCTACATGATAAAATTCCTGCAAAATACAAGAGTCACAAGGAAATTTATGAGGATGCGATAATGAAAGGATGCCGAGTATTACAGAAAGTGCAACAATTACACGACTCAGGGAAAGGTGGCATGGACGTTTTCTC ACAAATTTTAGGAGGCATGTTAGGCTCGGCGATATTGAAGGACGGTAATCCGCTGACACTGCACTACGTGATGTTCATACCAGCTATTATGGGACAGGGCACTGTCGAACAGCAAGGATACTGGATATCCAGGGCTTGGAGCTGTAATCTCATCGGTACTTATGCCCAA aCGGAGCTTGGTCATGGCACGTTTATTAGAGGTTTAGAAACTACCGCGACTTACGATCCTGAGACCGgagaatttgtattaaatagcCCGACTTTGACATCGTACAAGTGGTGGCCTGGTGGTT TGGGTCAAACGGCAAATTATGCGATTGTCGTCGCACAATTATATACGAAAGGAGAGTGCAGAGGTATCCATGCTTTTATTGTGCAACTTAGGGACGAGAATACTCATGAACCTTTACCAG GTATAAAGATTGGGGAAATTGGTACCAAGTTAGGAATGAATGCAACTAATAATGGCTTTCTCGGTTTTGAGAACGTTAGAATACCGCGTGAGCACATGCTGATGAAAAATTCTCAG GTATTAGAGGATGGAACTTACGTGAAAGCGCCTAGTGATAAACTGACCTATGGTACAATGATGTTCGTTCGAGTGGTATTAGTACGCGATATTTCTAACTACCTGTCGAAGGCGGTGACAATAGCTATTAGATACAGCGCAGTAAGACGTCAGAGTCAGATAAAGCCCGA TGAGCCCGAATCgcaaattatgaattatgttACGCAACAATACAAATTGTTTCCCAATCTTGCTGCATGTTTCGCATTTCGAATGTGTGCCGAATGGATTTGGGAGATGTATAATAATGTGACAGCTGAATTAGATCAGGGAGAGCTAGAGAGACTACCTGAG ctGCACGCGCTGGCATGTTGTCTAAAGGCAGTTGCATCATCAGACGGAGCTACTGGCATTGAGCAATTACGATTGGCGTGTGGTGGACACGGTTATATGGATGCGAGCAACTTACCGGCAATTTATGGTTTAGTGACTGCTACTTGCACTTACGAAGGCGAAAACACAGTTCTGCTATTGCAAACGGCTAGATATCTGGTGAAAGCTTGGAGACAAGCTGTTGGCGGTGAACCGCTACCTCCGACTGTCGAATATTTAGTTGTTCTTTCACGTGGAGTAAAACAGCGTCCTTGGAAAAATACTTTAACGTGTATTGTGCAAGCGCATCAAGCAGTTGCCGCAgg taaaattcGTCTGGCGACGGAAAACATGGACCGTAGAATACGTAGTGGTGCGTCACCAGAAGAAGCGTGGAATCAAACTAGCATTGAATTAGCGCATTGCGCAGAATCGCATTGTCGAGCTTTCCTAGTGATGCGATTCGCTGAGAATGTCAGAGGATTGACATCCGCGTCCAAGCAGCTTCGCGAAGTTTTAATGCAGCTTTGTGAATTGTACTCGATATATTGGGTACTGCAACGCCTCGGAGATTTTCTTCGC TTTTCCTGTCTAAATAACGAAGATGTTCCGGCGCTCCAAACGCGCTTCGAAGAGATGCTCGCTGCAATCCGCCCAAATGCTGTCGGTATCGTCGATGGATTTGATATTCGCGACGAGATCCTCTCATCCGCGCTTGGCGCATATGACGGCAATGTGTATCAGCGTCTCTTTGATGAAGCGATGAAAAGTCCTTTAAATCAGGAGAGTGTCAATCAATCCTTCCATAAATACCTCAAGCCTTTccttaaaagtaatttatag